The DNA window GacatcaaattaataattatccCAAAAATATACCCAAAAACACTAAAGAAAACTTCCCTAAATGTTGACAGCTACTTCTATTTGCAATTTCTTTGCTGCATCATAAGAAGCATGCAGTGCCACAAGCAGATAATAGACAAGCAATACCCCTGTCCAGATGGAAAATCTAATGAATGATGCCCCGTCGATGGATCccataataaaaacatttagAGCAATCGAAGCAGATGGTAGCCATGGCACCAATGGTACTCCCCACAGTTTAGGCTTTCTTGCTTGATTCAGTGTCAGCTGTAGTGCTAATGTGGAGAAAAACCAAATCGGTACGGTTATTACATAACCAACCCAGCCATCTGAGACTGCCCAATAAACAGCGCAGGCAATTGAGGATGCTACGATTAACCCCAACAATCCAATAAGCTTCTTTCTGTCAACATTCAACGTCTCATTAGTCACATAGTATCGTCTCACCAGCAATGCAAGAGCCACAAGAGAAAATATGAAAAGGGTGGAGATGGACAAGAGGTTTGCCAAAACATCAAGGCTTGTGAAGAAAGCAACAATACAATTTGCTACAGTCATGCAAACTGTGGCAATCACTGGGGTGCCAGTTCTTTTATTGACGGAAGCAAGTATAGGCGGGGCCATATGGGTTCTGCCGATATGAGTGAAATATCGAGATTGTCCGAGCACATTAGTTAGCAAAACTGTTGTCATCCCTTTCAACGCACCCAATCCAACGATATATTTCGCCCAATTCATACCCGTAGCTTGAAATGCCACTGTGAATGGCGCATCAACATCAATCTGGGTGTAAGGCTGCATTAAGCTTAGCGTTGCTGCAAGAACGCAGTAAAGTACCACAATAACCGACATGGAGCCAATTAGTCCTAACGGAATATCTCGACCCGGGTTTTTAATCTCCTCACCTAAAGTTGCTACTCCATCAAATCCTATATATGCAAAGAAAAGCATAGATGATGCCTTCAGAATCCCGCGAATACCAAAAGGTGCGAAAGGTGTGAAATTAGCAGTATTCGCCTTCGTAAGACCGGCGATGATGATGAATGCCAAGATGAACATGTGGACTATTGTAGCAATTGAGTTGAATCTTGATGAACCTTTGATACTCCAACATGCTCCAATACAAATAAAGATCGAAATCATCACAGCAATGGGATCTAAATAGTTATAATTATCTGCAAGAAATGGGGCGTGTATGCGGAAAGTGTTTGGTTCATTGTTAAAGAGGGTAGCCAAATACGAAGTCCAAGACCGAGCCACGCCAGCACCAGAAATAATATACTCAAACAAAATGTTCCCAGCAGCAATGAAAGCTACAAAATCACCCAGCTCCACTCTAAGATACGAAAATGAACCTCCGGCTACCGGTAATTCCGTCGCGAATTCGCTGTAGCATAACACTGATAACAATGCAGCTATGCCCGATATTAGGTATGAAAGTATAACCGCAGGACCGGCATCATTCCGAGCAGCTTCGCCAGTAAGTACAAATACTCCTGCACCCATTATAGCTCCAATCCCAAACCAAAAAATATCCAACCAATTCAGAGTTTTTTTCATCTCATTATGGCTTTCGCCACGCACTTCCTGCAGCTCGACATTATCTAGTGATCGTGCTAGAACACGATCCTTGAACCGGCTTTTTATGTTAGACAATGCATGAATATAAGAGTTCCAGCTTTGGAATGATTCTTCTGGCAAAAAATCTTCTTTCTTGCAGACACATCCTCTGTTCTGAAGGCCACTGCCATCACTAGCCATCGCCCTAGTTGCTTACCCTGCGAAAGAAAAGAactaatcaaaataaatggtggaaaaaatgacaaatttaaTTGGCAAGAAAAAAACTAAATAGAACAAATGGTGAAAAAGATAATAGAACTTAAAATACCACtgcatataaaaaaattgatggtAGAGAATTTTCAGTATCTAAACACTATTAAAAAATGAGATTCTTTTTTATTCTTGCGGATCCATAAAATGGGGAATTTGACTAatgtaactatttttttttgtagcTAAGAAAGATGGTaacaaatgtataaaaaaaaattgatgatagAGATTTTAAAGTATCTAAACAAACACTACCAATTCCTAATGAAAAAAGATTCTTATTGATTCTTGCGGATCCCTAAAATGTGGAGTTTGACTAATGTAaatgtaataatatttttgaattgttaCCTTCCTAAGAGCATCTCTAACAATGTTCTCTATTTTTTAAGAGcatctttaaataaataaagagcatctttaatTATGGAGAGCAAAAATTTAAACCTCATTTAATGGACTCtctaaatttatttacttttataattatttgtctttttcttttttattttccctcttcttttaattatatgtcATTATATTCAATTCTCCTCCATTGatctttttcttattaaagCTGAACACACACACTGAtaacacatattaaaaaaaattattacaaaattaGTAAAAAGATACAGCAAAAGATGATCATCATTGCCACAGATGGTTGTATCCTAATTCCAAAGGCAACGTGTTTGAATCCTTTAGTGGTATTttcacataaataaaataacttgtTGGATGAAACGATACATTTACGTTGTTAAGCTTATGTTTTCATTCTCTTGATTAGAGTGAGCGAGAAATATAATTAACACGTTGTTTTTTTCCCCTAAAAATAAGGAAGTAGTGGAAATATAATTAACacgttgtttttttttaaatacagaATTGGTTTGACTCTCTAGATGTGGAAAGCCAAACtcactctttattttattttttttaaataaagagtccattggactaatattttttagttaCACTCTTTATAATAAAGAATTTTAAAGAAATAGAGAGTCCATTGTGGATGCTCTAATGAAACtctttaaacttatttttcaatCCTAAAGCGTACCAAGTTGTAAAATTTTCAcgtgatttaaattttaaattaaaagatctttttttttgtgaatcaaatttcagatttttagacCTTCTCAGCTTAAATGATATTGACAAACTACAAAATTATTGaagaaaaataatcaaaaagaaatatatgttctatagattaattttaaaattggctGAAAAACTCAGAAAAGTTTTCTTCCAAATTTTTTCAAGATAATTTGTTTAAAccaaaactaataataataaattaagttattattttacataataataTTGGCCGAAAAAGTATTAACCTAAAAATTAGTATTCACTAAAATGCAGTAATCCTATTGTTATGACTAGTGAAGATGATGAAACTTAAAGTAATTTATACAGTAGCAAAATTAAAGAGAACAGAAgtacacataaaaaaaatcgtCTAATGAggaaattaatcaaataaaaatataactaaaaataatcGGTTAACCTAAAAACTAGTATTCACTAAAATGTAATAGTCCTGaaattatttgttatgactagTGATTAAAAGCAATTTACACAGTAGCATAATCAAAGAGAATATAACATAGGAAAAAGAAAACAGCTGCTGGTAATGGAGCAAGTGAAGAATTAACAccaatttaacataaaataaacaaGAATTAACACCAATTTAACATAAGATATAAAGAAGAATTAACACCAATTTAACATATAGAGAAGACGGCGTACCTGGATGTTTGATAATCAAATAATAGAAAAACGTGACTGCATTAacatgaaattttaaataatggTGGAATTGGTTTTAGAGTTATGGTTGGTGGTGATTGCTTTTATATAAGTACGTACAGTTCTAGTTTAATACTATAACTTTCTTTTGAGATAAAACCCTAATCTCCCAAGATTTGttgtctaatttaattttaaaatctaaaaatattcctaagatatcttttattttgatttttgatacaCCTCAACTGTTTCTGTTTTGATGATTTTATAATGAGATAATAGCTCAATTTGCGCATATGGTATTCTCCTATTTAGCAGTATATTGTATTGTATTCCAAATTAAATAGGAATAAGGAAAACAAAAAGGAAATTGTTAGCCTcgcataaattaattaaataggaaTAAGCTACTACTAAATAGGAGAATGTATATTGTGTTGTACTCCAAATCAAATAGGAATAAGGAAAACAAAAAGGAAATCGTTATTCTCgcactataaaaataaaagacaaaatgatttttatttttcttttaacaaaTTGTTATATTACTTACAGTGAAAAAATTACCCTATATGTTGTCAAAATTACAATTGCCTAAGATAAGGGAAAAGGGTGTTTATGCATCCTTCAACCTTTGATGGATGAttattcatatttataattataaagtttatattgatttaatccagtctctaaaaatataaaataagtacaaataagtcttttCTAACAAAAATAGATTGACTTAATATGAAGGGCTTGTTTGTCCACCGACTTGCCCGAGTCAAAATTTAAAGACGTATTTGCACATTTAATTtacaactttaaaaaaaatggtagttaataccagaatattttttatttttgaaaaaaaaaattaaagtaaaaatagaatcaataaagataaacttaattataaaaatttatgattaatattatagttaatatttaatatatatatatatatatatatatatatatatatatgagatattatataaatatcacaatgaataattttctaaatatattatgataacttaaaaaaaaaattaaattaattcatctaattatttttagcgttattattattattatatataaaagggATAGtgtaaatgtcgctcacgtgcgtagtgGGAAGGAAGAGGACAAGCAAAATTATAACAGTGGActttaataactataaaaattaCACAGTTAGAtacaatttatattaaattataaatgtaataagaattttatttttaataggagtaatttatgatataaaaaattacaaaatgcagaataatttatattaaataaaaaatattataaaaaattacttttaatagGAGTAGTCTATAATAACTATATATTAATGGTGTGGATATTGGATTATATTTCTTACTTTTAAATTAGATTTAGTAAGATTTTTACATAACTAACACGCATcgtatcaaattttttatcacAAGTAATAGTTTCTATGTGTTTTTtaaggattgggattccctcaagttcattttgaacttgagggggtcctattcacgatctacaccgttcattaaaTGAACGGTTTAGATCAAAAAAGCccaatttcaattaaattaatctacagcgttcattttataatgaacggcgTAGATCGTAAACATAAccctctcaagttcaaatgaacttgagggaatcccaatccgttttttaatttaaattttcaagcCTTTTAAtactatattaaaaataatttaattagtacctaattaaataacgggtcatataagtATCACTTACATGCATAGGacgtttaaataaaaaatattatataacaatttattaacaactaaaatatttcattttatattttacttattaTCAAGAATATAACGGATCatgttaatattataataatggTATAGTAAAATTTGGACACGTCACGGTGATTCGGtgaaattaaacaataatttattataatctaTTTAAACATTAAGtagtatatttaataatttaattaatatttaatatacacaacgggtcatgtaaatatcgctcacgtgcgtagcacgtggcgaaacgctagtattatatataaaagcacggatgggggggacagacaaatttacggaataaccctttttaatttatattaaataacggttttatagtaattaacaaattagttatttaattaattactaaaaattattataattagagttttagttaaaataaaattatatcatgaCAGAGGAATACTAATTGAGTatagaaaaaatagctaatcttttccaaattaataggaataccaATCTTTTGATTTGACTACACTAGCAACGCAATTAATATTGTTCAAATATTTGTTAGTTATGTGTaaacttacaaaaaaaattaatttgattttttaattttttattaaaataataatacatgaattgacgagtcacgttacgagccacgtgcgtagcacgcaAAGCGAGACtagttttataaaattcttcataaattttgaaataaataaaaagcttAATATGGTTttccaataaataatttaatccaaCCAAATCGaaataaatattgaaatatTAATAACCAACTTAAtgcttaaaattaatttttgaacaattaattattttaagttaggttttaaatctaaatatcctaattttaattttgataaaatacaaaattaaatatttggacTTATTCTTTTTACCGAATACATCCgggtataaaatttaaattttttattgaattaattatatctttattatttttaatattactcacaaatgaatatattttcttccaTCATTATATTAAAatcgtacttttatatatatttttaatcacTATCAATGTATTGTATTTTGTTCAACTCCTTACTATGCAAATATGTGtatgtattttattataaaatttcacTCTATATTTATATTCCTCTTCAGATATGGACGCCATTTATTTATCTATTCGTACTCTTCAAATTTCAATATTATCCATATATAACTGATTGTATGCTCGTgctattttcttaataaaagaaattataccaaagggtcaacgcgctttttaaatttatgacaCGAAATTATCtaatctaatttatatttttttgagcaactaacctcAAAACTTTtgttttgggtcaaataaccccataatttatatttttatttcaaaaaataaatttaggataattatatcgcaataaTTAGTGAAgtatctaataattttttgcatccctcacctccgatttatattttacgcATTTTCAAAATACAATTCTGGGGTCATTTgaccaaaaaatgaagagttttggggttagttgttcaaaaacgtataaattggattagatgaccccgtggCACAAGCTTAGGAGGCGCATTGACCCTTTTTacaaagaaattatattttttgtattttcaaaaaaaattacatttatttcatttaaattttaaaaatattatatcagacaaagtttttgattttcagtttattaaattatgttaattattcttttacatattacaaataaaatttattagataaaattttatactaaaataaatcaataaatttgttATCTATAAGAACAAtagaaacaaataattaaatctcTTAAAGTAATTCTATAAATGtatgaataaattattataatataactcACATTAACATATTTCATATTTCAATTAGTCCAtgttgtttgaaaattaaatgatatggCCTCTAACTTTTATTTCTGTCAATGATTTAAtacttcttttcattttttgatgtTAATCAACGAAATTATATAGtcctccatttttatttttctcaataaTTTCGtccctcatttttatttttgtcaatgaTTTTCTCCcttatatttgaaaattaatttaccttTAAGTTCTttaacttcgttgactaacaccagAAATAGACGGAGGGACTAAACTATTGATGAAAACAAAAGTGAAGGGTCGcatcatttaattttcaaacacgacgaattaaaatataaattatgtcaaatgtaAGGGgtttcatagtaatttgctctaaaaataatataaatgaggTTGTATATtgcaaaattaatataatttttatataaaatctttaaacatttaataaaattaaatcaactataacacttatttaaaaaaaatcaaaatgtacttttttgaataattattttgttttatatttaaaaagtttttttttttttttgagaggaaaGATATTGCTTTATTAAACTAATTCAGAGTTTACAAGTTCGTTAACCGGAAAAGGAATATTTCCGTAAAACATACTATCCTTCCCAAAGAAAACGCCCCATTTTGCTAGTGCATGAGCAACTTGATTACGAGCCCTCGGAATGTAACAGAAATTAATATCCCGATTTGCCATAATAGATAAACAGTCATCAGTAATCAGTTGGATAGGGTCTAAAGCATCGCCTGGATTCAGCAGCCGACGAACTACTTCAGATGCGTCCAGTTCACAAATGATCTTCGTGAAATTCAGCGTAGAAGCTAACTGGAGTCCCATCCTAACAGCTCGAGCCTCTGCCATTTCTACATTCAGCACTCCATGCAGCAAGGAAACACCGCAGCAAAGAACTCTACCTGCAGAATCTCGACAAACAGCGCTGGCAACTGAGAAGTTGCGATCAACAGTGACTGCAGCATCGGTGTTCAACTTCAGAACCTGATCTGGGGGAGGGTGCCAAGCTTGGCTAACCTGTCGACTTTGCGCAATACCCGAAGGGTCCAAACGGTTGACCTCCGATAGAATGGTAAAGATGCAGTTAAACAAACTTGACGTAGGCAATCTTGTGTTCTCAAAAACAACATTATTCCTATCATTCCATATGACCCATAAAACCATCACAAACATCTGGAACTCTTCCTCTTTGAGAGAGTTTTGCATTTCTACGATCCAATCAGTTATGGATAAACCCGGGCGAATGTCGAAACGAAAATTTAGAGGAGAAGCCAACCATAAACCTCTAACAAAATCGCAATCCTTTAAAGCATGGAGGACTGTTTCGTCTCTCATTTGGCAGCGAGGACATATATCTGTCAACACCGcctttttctttaataaatttGCATTGCAAGGGAGAACACCATGACACACTCTCCATAAGAAGTGCTTTACTTTCGGTGGCACTTTACATCGCCAAATTCTGTTCCAGAGGCTACTGTTTGAGTCAGGTGAAGCCGAAGAACTTGGGTTATTTCTGCCCAGCCATGCGCATGCTTGATAATATCCACTTCTAACGGAATAAAAACCATTCTTGCTCAGCGTCCAATACTGCTTATCTGGTGGCAAACGACAGCTAATGGGAATTTGTAGAATGCAGTTAACATCAGCTTCTAAGAACGCTTGCTCCAACTTTGCTTTATCCCACTGCACATTTTCTGCATCAATAAAAGAACTGACCGGGCATTGATCAGTTAAACCTCGAGTTACCATAGGTTTAAAGTTGGAGCTTGTTGTAATCCACCTATCATTTTTCGCACTGATAGAACGCCCATCGCCAATCCTCCAAGCGAGAGCGGAGTCCAGCACCTTTTTCCCTTCCATCAAACTCTGCCAAACAAAGCTTGATTGTCTTCTAACAACAGCTGACTTAAAAggaatatttaaaaagttaatagaTGCTGATTACACTAGTTTACAAATATTCAAATTAGTTGCTGAGAGTCAAATAGATCGGTTTGGCCTCGAAATAGTTCAACCAAATAACCGATTGATAAATATTCTTCAACAAACAGAATTAAAGTTTAGGGTTATTACTATTACCTCCATATAGTTTGGTATGTAATACTACTTTCtctacaaatttttaaaattcagctATTTATTCTCTGacatttgtgtttttttaattaatacacTCCTTCATAAGATGGTTttagttagttaaaatataaaattcaggaGGAAATAGTCGATTTTTATAATTCATGAGGAAGTAGTATTTCGGACAACGCTCACGGGGATAATAGTAATTAGTCCTAAGATTTAAGATGAGTTTATTAAACTATCACGtgctttttaattttgacataaaaGGTCTTATGAAATTGTTATAATATAAATTGTGGtatgaatattattaaaaaattgtccaatttttttaataaaatagatttAGTTGATATAAATTATACAGTACATTTTAATCAtccaaatataaattaaaatatataaaaaaatatgtcaaTAAACTATGATATTTatcatttgaaatatttttatctactggattataaatataatttttaatatattcttatattttatttatatttaaactagttataatttaaaataaattgagtgattaatattttatttatgttaacAAGGTCATCTGATTTTATTAATGAAATTAGTCTTTTTTGCTAAAAATCATGCAGCATAACCTTTTAAGATGTAATTTTATTACCATTTGTATTAAAAGTCAAAATTTCGAGGTAGTTAAATGAATTTATTCCTTAAATAAATGTAacttaattatttcaaaaatatatataaatactaaAGGGCTTTACTATATACCCCTTATTTATTAGGTATATACCGTTCCTCCTAATTATCTCTTTAACcttttaataaaaagaattaaaatttaaaagaaaaccATATCGTGCTATTTAGTCCTCTTCTCCGGTTAGATTTCGACATTTTCATTCGAGATTTTTGTTATCCGTTTTTCGTATTTGAATGTTAGTTTAGAGGATTTAAATGTAGGTTTTATAATTAGGAAAAGGTAAAAAGGCATTTAGGTAAAGAAAGGGGTGGTACCTAATGATCTAGGTGCGGTATCTAATAATTTAGAGGCGGTATTTAATAGTTCACATATTAAACCCATTAAAAAGTTAAGCAGTAATGATATAATAAGTTGAGTAACTTCATGCAAGAAAATTTAATGAACTAATCTAACTTTGTTAATTAACACTCtccaaactaaaatttattagttaatttatcTAATTGAATCACGCTGGCTGCCATCTATAGCAGACTCTTGCTTTAAATTAATATTGGTGATGGCAAATGAACCctaaacattttaattaatccaTTAATAATAGCAATCTTTGATATGCTAAGACCATAATGATGATGATTAAGATAACTATATATCTTATGGCTGCTAAATACTATATATTTTGCAAAAATACATTGTTCCTGTGCATAAAATGAACAGATATATGTAAATAAAGTTGCATTACTTCAGTGCATAAAAGCGAATGTTTCCATTTACTATAAAAGTATTTAAAAGAGAAGTGATTAAAGTGAGCTAATCATGGACtcaaaattttgtattttatagaTTTGTTTAATTAGCTTTCTTATTGGAGATTCTTGGGTGACGATTGCAAACATTTTTCACAGAAATAATTGTTGCTGAAGATAAGTATTGATTTGattcttaaataaaattttgctaATGACTTAATTTATCGTGATATAGGAGTCAAATGTATTGGAAAACTTACGTAAGTGACGCacaactaaattaaaaatttgattaagactttttttttcaattcatcCTTGTAATTGTCAAGGATAAAGTTATTAATGAAACTCATGATATaacaatttaaacttttaaatgaaTTAGTTATTTGACATTATATCacactctctctgatcaaaaaaattaaagttcaatttTTGATAACTCAAATCAGATTAATTACATGTATAGAGCAAAATGAGTTTGTACGTGTTCGCGTTTCAAACATTATAAATATTCGCC is part of the Mercurialis annua linkage group LG3, ddMerAnnu1.2, whole genome shotgun sequence genome and encodes:
- the LOC126674838 gene encoding cationic amino acid transporter 1-like, yielding MASDGSGLQNRGCVCKKEDFLPEESFQSWNSYIHALSNIKSRFKDRVLARSLDNVELQEVRGESHNEMKKTLNWLDIFWFGIGAIMGAGVFVLTGEAARNDAGPAVILSYLISGIAALLSVLCYSEFATELPVAGGSFSYLRVELGDFVAFIAAGNILFEYIISGAGVARSWTSYLATLFNNEPNTFRIHAPFLADNYNYLDPIAVMISIFICIGACWSIKGSSRFNSIATIVHMFILAFIIIAGLTKANTANFTPFAPFGIRGILKASSMLFFAYIGFDGVATLGEEIKNPGRDIPLGLIGSMSVIVVLYCVLAATLSLMQPYTQIDVDAPFTVAFQATGMNWAKYIVGLGALKGMTTVLLTNVLGQSRYFTHIGRTHMAPPILASVNKRTGTPVIATVCMTVANCIVAFFTSLDVLANLLSISTLFIFSLVALALLVRRYYVTNETLNVDRKKLIGLLGLIVASSIACAVYWAVSDGWVGYVITVPIWFFSTLALQLTLNQARKPKLWGVPLVPWLPSASIALNVFIMGSIDGASFIRFSIWTGVLLVYYLLVALHASYDAAKKLQIEVAVNI